The Xenorhabdus doucetiae genome has a window encoding:
- a CDS encoding SLC5/6 family protein, whose product MKTATKNSDITSPLSSSAKRANMTEAEWKKAIKFDHIDTGWVIMSIGMAIGAGIVFLPVQVGLMGLWVFLLSSIIGYPAMYLFQRLFINTLAESSECKDYPSIIGGYLGKNWGILLGILYFMMLVIWMFVYSTAITNDSASYLQTFGITDELMSKNPLYGLVLICVLVAISSRSEQLLFKLSSLMVITKLLVIAALGFSMIGMWHLYNIGALPPFGLLIKQAIITLPFTLTSILFIQTLSPMVISYRNREKNREIARYKALRAMNIAFVVLFCTVFFYAISFTLAMGHDEALKAYEQNISALAIAAQFFPGGWVIVVSIMLNVFAVMTAFFGVYLGFREASQGIVMNVLGRLMPVEKINEKWVQKGIMVFAILLAWSAIILNAPVLSFTSLCSPIFGIVGCLIPAYLVYKVPSLHHYKGVSLILIIFTGILLCVSPFLAFA is encoded by the coding sequence ATGAAAACAGCAACAAAAAACAGTGACATCACGTCACCGTTATCTTCGTCGGCCAAACGCGCCAACATGACGGAGGCGGAATGGAAAAAAGCAATAAAATTTGACCATATCGATACCGGTTGGGTCATTATGAGTATTGGTATGGCGATCGGGGCCGGCATTGTTTTCTTGCCGGTTCAGGTTGGATTGATGGGATTGTGGGTTTTCCTGCTTTCTTCCATTATTGGTTATCCTGCCATGTATCTTTTTCAGCGACTCTTCATCAATACCCTTGCAGAGTCATCCGAATGCAAGGACTATCCCAGTATCATCGGTGGTTATCTGGGTAAAAACTGGGGCATCCTGCTCGGCATACTCTACTTCATGATGCTGGTGATCTGGATGTTTGTTTATTCCACCGCTATCACCAATGATAGTGCATCTTACCTGCAAACATTTGGCATTACCGACGAACTGATGTCGAAAAATCCCCTTTATGGGTTGGTGTTAATTTGTGTATTAGTCGCTATTTCTTCCCGTAGTGAACAATTGCTGTTCAAATTATCCAGCCTGATGGTGATAACAAAGTTATTGGTTATCGCGGCATTAGGGTTTTCCATGATCGGGATGTGGCACCTTTACAATATTGGCGCATTGCCTCCCTTCGGTCTATTGATCAAACAAGCCATTATTACGTTACCTTTTACGCTCACCTCGATCCTGTTTATCCAAACCCTAAGCCCAATGGTAATCTCTTACCGCAATCGGGAGAAAAACCGTGAAATCGCCCGTTACAAGGCACTGCGAGCCATGAATATTGCCTTTGTAGTGCTGTTTTGTACGGTATTTTTCTATGCCATCTCTTTTACACTGGCGATGGGGCATGATGAAGCACTCAAAGCCTATGAACAGAATATTTCAGCACTGGCGATTGCCGCCCAGTTCTTTCCCGGTGGTTGGGTCATTGTCGTCAGTATCATGCTCAATGTCTTTGCCGTGATGACAGCCTTTTTTGGTGTTTACCTTGGGTTTCGCGAAGCCAGCCAAGGCATTGTAATGAATGTGCTTGGCCGCCTGATGCCGGTTGAAAAGATCAACGAAAAGTGGGTGCAAAAAGGCATCATGGTTTTTGCTATCTTATTAGCGTGGAGCGCGATTATCCTGAATGCTCCGGTATTGAGCTTTACTTCTCTCTGTAGCCCAATATTTGGCATCGTTGGCTGCCTCATCCCGGCTTATTTAGTCTACAAAGTTCCCAGTTTGCACCATTACAAAGGCGTATCGCTCATCTTGATCATCTTTACCGGGATCTTGCTGTGCGTTTCCCCTTTTCTGGCTTTTGCGTAA
- a CDS encoding tyrosine-type DNA invertase, whose protein sequence is MKQRKFLTRYEIDAILAATKQGRHAERDYCMLLMCFIHGFRVSELCNLCLSDLDLNSAIIHIRRLKGGLSTTHPLIPEEIEALKKWLDIRQQWREADSPWVFLSQKSGPVSRQQVYGLLKRYGKQAAVSVSPHPHMLRHACGYALADLGRDTRLIQDYLGHRNISHTVIYTASNVKRFSSIWESPAK, encoded by the coding sequence ATGAAGCAACGTAAGTTTTTAACCCGATACGAAATAGACGCAATTTTGGCAGCCACAAAACAAGGACGTCACGCAGAGCGGGATTACTGCATGTTATTAATGTGTTTTATTCACGGTTTCAGGGTAAGTGAGCTATGTAATCTATGCCTGTCCGATCTCGATTTAAATTCAGCGATTATTCACATCAGGCGGCTAAAAGGTGGGCTTTCAACCACACATCCTTTAATTCCAGAGGAAATTGAAGCGTTGAAAAAATGGCTGGATATTCGTCAACAATGGCGGGAAGCCGATTCTCCGTGGGTATTTCTCTCGCAAAAATCAGGCCCTGTTTCACGGCAACAAGTTTATGGATTATTGAAACGTTATGGGAAGCAGGCAGCCGTCAGTGTTTCTCCACATCCGCATATGTTGAGACACGCTTGTGGTTATGCATTAGCCGATCTCGGTCGTGATACCCGCTTGATTCAAGATTATCTCGGACACCGTAATATTTCGCATACGGTCATTTATACCGCCAGTAATGTGAAACGTTTCTCCAGCATCTGGGAGTCTCCCGCTAAATAA